One Ostrea edulis chromosome 2, xbOstEdul1.1, whole genome shotgun sequence genomic region harbors:
- the LOC130051492 gene encoding uncharacterized protein LOC130051492 has translation MEKNIAVIVCGYVLYLETVFGGCPSDCRCLYGDSLVQCFGGLSSIPSGIPTAVKNLHLSGNATRKNSFTRITKSDFVRFSLLQRLYLSSCGIESIEDGAFSSLSNLRTLDLSDNQLKSVNRGTFRGINKLSKLELTGNENCAIEENTFQGLPNLLELFLGQLKLSNIQPYLFYNTRNVIDLDLHGNNLVEFESEVFENFASLGSLDLAGNRLIALPSFTYQQMVNLKSLYMEGNAWHCNCEMNPLKKWTNIRDVVVCNSPKKLENRDLLNIPDSEMVCIPPYNATCDKKTVIVNETDPIRVNCRFNGGDPRPYPLWTKPNGEELIVKNSTNSSHVVFADGTLVIPTSMESDSGDWTLTITNTHGGDIKVVVHIEVRIITTTTTTTTTPTTTTTTTPTTTTPTTTTATTSTTTSTTTTPSTTSTTLKTTTTSKPKSTTTPNSTKRSGDPKENFERIGIILTIVGGSSLLITSICVAILYFAFCKKTPPQAYSKPFKKNKVGRRPSYDVRKAQRNNNAFTIIETLSELRQNCIFRDGNGERYGNISAQQRIEQTVMENNSALVIICVLIVVNWVPVECACPSSCQCSNISAICKQEMTRFPSGLPSKITALQLSGTFASRNKIASVENSYFSSLPNLKRLYMAFCDVESITDGSLPHTLILLDLSFNEIGEISENTFKGLSKLKVLHLSGNNGTEIALTAFNVLTQLTELYLAEMHLDVLDKRLFNSLSMLKTLDLHGNKLRRLDWSFTKLSPNLGYIDISGNSFTQLSNTSVMELHKIKTVRLDNNNWRCTCALEWVKVLPSPIPESVTCSSPDSLKYQSIVNVPSSKLICVPASVRCTSSSQTGKYHTLLNMSCTFGGDPFPDVIWIKPDGTKLKYYNYNHSKYHVSDKGVLTINSLDVDDDGMWKVQVNNVKKQNEESVRVTVTDIPTTTTTTTTTSTTTTTTPTTTTSTTTTTTTPTTTTTTTPTTTTPTTTTTTTPVTTTAKPTTTTTVKQTTTPKTTPKPPADVKTTPKPTEGVFSMNTIYMMIAAAGGSAFITSMICLVIHCCTRKKKPDMPEKKPKQDLFDTVRNLTPRRTRRVHNIGHYDEYD, from the exons ATGGAGAAGAACATTGCCGTGATTGTATGTGGTTACGTTCTGTACTTGGAGACAGTCTTCGGCGGATGTCCGTCTGACTGTCGGTGTTTATATGGGGATTCTCTTGTACAATGTTTCGGGGGACTGTCTTCCATACCCTCAGGAATTCCCACTGCCGTGAAGAATCTCCATTTGTCTGGGAATGCCACGCGGAAAAATTCATTCACCCGCATTACAAAGAGTGACTTTGTGCGCTTTTCGCTATTACAGCGTCTGTACCTGTCGTCGTGTGGTATCGAATCAATCGAGGATGGTGCGTTTTCGAGTCTGTCAAATCTAAGAACATTAGATTTGTCTGATAATCAGCTGAAATCGGTAAATAGGGGAACATTTCGTGGAATAAACAAGTTAAGCAAACTCGAATTAACGGGAAATGAAAATTGTGCCATCGAAGAAAATACCTTTCAGGGTCTTCCTAATCTCCTGGAGTTATTTCTTGGACAACTGAAGTTGAGTAACATTCAACCGTATCTATTCTACAATACTCGAAATGTGATTGATTTAGATTTGCATGGGAACAATCTTGTGGAATTCGAGTCAGAAGTCTTTGAGAATTTTGCATCTTTAGGTAGCTTAGATTTGGCAGGAAATCGTTTGATCGCGCTGCCCTCCTTCACCTATCAACAAATGGTAAACCTGAAAAGTCTGTACATGGAGGGAAATGCATGGCATTGTAACTGCGAGATGAATCCTCTAAAGAAATGGACAAATATCAGAGACGTGGTAGTTTGCAACTCGCCAAAGAAGTTAGAAAATCGAGACTTATTGAACATCCCAGACAGTGAAATGGTGTGTATCCCTCCGTATAATGCGACGTGCGACAAGAAAACAGTCATCGTCAATGAAACGGACCCTATCCGTGTTAACTGTCGTTTTAATGGTGGAGATCCGCGCCCTTATCCACTGTGGACCAAACCAAATGGAGAAGAGTTGATTGTAAAGAATTCCACTAATTCTTCTCATGTCGTATTTGCGGACGGAACTCTCGTCATACCTACGTCCATGGAAAGTGACTCGGGAGACTGGACTCTGACAATTACAAACACGCACGGTGGTGATATCAAAGTGGTTGTTCATATTGAGGTAAGAATTATTACCACAACTACCACCACTACCACCACTCCAACTACCACCACTACTACCACTCCAACTACTACCACTCCAACTACCACCACCGCTACTACTTCTACCACCACCTCTACCACTACAACACCAAGCACAACATCTACCACTTTGAAAACCACCACCACCTCCAAGCCTAAATCAACGACTACCCCTAATTCGACGAAGCGCAGTGGCGATCCAAAAGAAAACTTCGAAAGGATCGGCATCATTTTGACCATCGTCGGCGGCAGCTCGTTGCTGATAACTTCAATCTGTGTTGCTATCTTGTACTTTGCTTTCTGTAAGAAAACACCGCCTCAAGCTTATTCTAAGCCATTCAAGAAAAACAAAGTGGGTCGGCGACCAAGTTACGACGTCCGAAAAGCTCAACGAAATAACAATGCCTTCACCATTATTGAAACGCTATCAGAACTT AGACAAAATTGTATTTTCAGAGACGGTAACGGAGAACGATACGGAAACATCTCAGCACAACAGAGGATTGAGCAAACAGTGATGGAAAATAATAGCGCTCTCGTGATTATATGTGTACTTATTGTAGTAAACTGGGTACCTGTTGAATGCGCTTGTCCCTCAAGCTGCCAGTGTTCCAATATTTCTGCAATCTGTAAACAGGAAATGACCAGATTCCCGTCAGGATTACCGTCAAAAATCACTGCTTTACAACTCAGTGGTACTTTTGCATCCAGAAACAAAATTGCATCAGTCGAAAATTCTTATTTCTCATCTTTACCCAATTTGAAAAGACTTTATATGGCGTTCTGCGATGTCGAGTCCATTACAGATGGTTCTCTACCGCACACATTGATTTTGTTAGACCTCTCTTTCAATGAAATTGGTGAAATTTCGGAAAACACTTTTAAGGGGTTATCTAAGCTGAAGGTGTTGCATTTGTCTGGAAATAATGGAACTGAAATAGCTTTGACCGCTTTCAACGTTTTGACGCAACTAACGGAATTATATCTGGCAGAAATGCATTTGGATGTACTGGATAAGCGACTGTTTAACAGTCTTTCAATGCTGAAGACTCTGGACCTTCACGGAAACAAACTTCGACGCTTAGACTGGAGCTTCACCAAACTAAGTCCTAACCTAGGTTACATAGATATATCTGGAAACTCGTTTACACAGCTATCAAATACAAGTGTGATGGAATTACATAAAATAAAGACTGTGCGTTTGGACAACAACAACTGGAGATGTACCTGTGCATTAGAATGGGTTAAAGTACTGCCCAGTCCAATACCTGAATCCGTAACGTGTAGTTCACCGGATTCTCTGAAATACCAGTCCATTGTCAATGTTCCATCTTCCAAGCTCATCTGTGTGCCTGCATCTGTCAGGTGCACATCAAGTTCACAGACCGGGAAATATCACACCTTACTGAACATGTCATGCACGTTTGGCGGAGATCCGTTTCCTGATGTCATTTGGATAAAGCCCGATGgcacaaaattgaaatattacaacTACAATCACTCAAAGTATCACGTCTCCGACAAAGGTGTACTAACAATAAATTCCTTGGACGTCGATGATGACGGGATGTGGAAAGTTCAGGTCAACAATGTGAAAAAACAGAACGAAGAGAGTGTGAGGGTGACGGTGACCGATATACCTACCACAACTACTACCACTACCACCACCagtaccaccaccaccactactCCGACTACCACCACTAGTACCacaaccaccaccaccacaccgaccaccaccaccaccacaactCCTACCACTACAACTCCTACCACCACAACTACTACAACCCCTGTCACAACCACGGCAAAACCAACAACCACCACAACTGTCAAGCAGACGACAACCCCCAAAACCACACCAAAACCACCAGCAGACGTCAAAACAACACCCAAACCTACGGAGGGTGTGTTCTCAATGAACACGATCTACATGATGATTGCCGCGGCCGGAGgaagcgctttcattacatcaaTGATTTGTTTAGTGATACACTGCTGCACGAGAAAGAAGAAACCGGATATGCCTGAGAAGAAACCGAAACAGGATCTCTTCGATACCGTCCGGAATCTGACTCCAAGACGTACGCGAAGGGTCCACAACATAGGTCATTATGATGAATATGACTGA
- the LOC125680048 gene encoding uncharacterized protein LOC125680048, translating to MLYHRYKSSSFNISAVSTPSDDQTGVIVGSVLGVVIFIVCIVIVLYTVIRHKKRFRQSVKHEDEERQSQHTPSNPSDVTLVKDTGILSWKQRQPAVEKTQTWMKKIMRIFPLQHSNKRNIESAVVSGRWTRKIIPDTPDPECLSPNQYDKVTSDLDNKLEGCCNNCEQMNCICKINQHFEEEKDPLENRSEDEVTDSPSESSRANSDVQDLEQGVMKTNFCEHVGERDLPDTLKTADTLIVRTDSTHTIRNDFAYSSKLNKKQTVEGNWPITIQSEQDPKGIFKEEVESAQVTSGVGELQESSERNNELQSVVNQSVTGNKETETRETFKTVEEATIAEKHTITNGQTGAKSDEENNASDVNKRDESLARKTDHQLPGVTFNFPPPSSSRRTSDMSKIQTTFKSKNTLFQVNDDDAKDQMAPEAVDKQMKGSILLSDFSESKGGQKTVSFDI from the exons atgctATATCACAGATACAAATCGTCTTCCTTCAATATTTCAGCCGTCTCAACTCCGAGCGACGACCAGACAGGAGTCATCGTTGGATCAGTGCTCGGTGTCGTCATTTTTATCGTTTGCATTGTCATCGTTTTGTACACAGTCATCCGCCACAAAAAACGGTTCAGGCAGTCCGTAAAACATGAAGATGAAG AGAGGCAATCTCAGCACACCCCCAGCAACCCTTCAGATGTAACCCTTGTGAAAGATACAGGAATACTATCATGGAAACAAAGACAACCTGCAGTAGAAAAAACACAAACTTGGATGAAAAAAATCATGAGAATATTCCCATTACAGCATTCAAATAAGAGAAACATTGAGAGTGCAGTTGTATCGG GTCGATGGACGAGAAAAATCATTCCAGACACACCAGATCCGGAATGTCTTTCTCCAAATCAGTACGACAAGGTCACCTCCGACCTGGACAACAAACTCGAGG GGTGCTGCAACAACTGTGAACAGATGAACTGCATCTGCAAAATAAACCAACATTTTGAGGAAGAGAAAGATCCCCTCGAGAATAGGAGCGAGGACGAAGTGACGGACAGTCCCTCTGAAAGCAGCAGGGCAAATTCAGATGTACAAGATTTGGAACAGGGTGTTATGAAAACCAATTTCTGTGAACATGTTGGGGAGAGAGATCTCCCAGACACTTTGAAAACTGCAGACACTCTCATCGTGAGGACAGATTCGACTCACACTATCAGAAATGATTTTGCATATAGCTCTAAActcaataaaaaacaaactgtCGAAGGAAATTGGCCGATTACAATACAAAGTGAACAGGATCCGAAGGGAATATTCAAGGAAGAAGTGGAGAGTGCACAAGTAACTTCAGGTGTGGGGGAGCTCCAAGAAAGTTCTGAAAGAAACAATGAATTGCAATCAGTCGTCAACCAATCCGTTACCGGAAATAAGGAGACGGAAACCAGAGAGACATTTAAAACAGTCGAAGAAGCAACAATCGCAGAAAAACACACTATTACGAATGGACAGACAGGTGCCAAGTCTGATGAAGAAAACAATGCATCAGATGTCAACAAACGTGATGAATCATTAGCGAGAAAAACGGACCACCAACTCCCAGGTGTGACGTTTAATTTCCCCCCACCTAGTTCTAGCAGAAGGACTTCAGACATGAGCAAGATTCAGACTACTTTCAAATCCAAGAATACATTATTTCAGGTGAATGATGACGACGCAAAAGATCAAATGGCGCCAGAAGCAGTAGACAAGCAGATGAAGGGTTCAATTCTTCTTTCTGACTTTTCTGAGTCCAAAGGCGGACAAAAGACAGTCTCATTCGATATATAA
- the LOC125678658 gene encoding protocadherin beta-11-like, whose product MWRCSVFMSIFLLVTCHGREIIYSIDEEIPNGTYIGNVAMDSNLMSEMTPSDFRTLRYSILSGDSYVSLFTINQTSGNLYTAQVVDREQVCRFSTVCKISLEAAAQSSIRSFFTKILLTIYIQDINDHSPVFPRSSMRLDIPESTLIGNSFTIDGAKDADTSPNYTLNSYTLEQTNSPFSLSFVKNLDGTSIVKLVVDKALDREVQDSYNLIVIASDGGNPPRSEKLLVNVRITDVNDNAPMLSSTIYNVSVKEDIAVGSVILTLSATDLDTGKNADIRYRLSSHQSENIKQLFAINETTGELSVAKTLPYNDGNPYRVIVEASDLGDQPLTTQTSVKVTVIDSGNNPPEIHVTLLPTSDVARISEDTSVDAAIAHVVVIDSDSGMNGYVTCTLDNSYFRIDRLEVNEYKVTVAQPLDRETSPNHTITIVCSDSGNPPLTSTHTFKVIILDSNDNAPKFSSNIYQGSIPENNRKGAQVIRVQATDADEGINGEVRYQLLSSNETLQYQLAIDAVTGSVTTGISFDREIIPSFVFKIIASDKGSEPLSATATVMVKVIDENDVAPTFLENMFLFKVSEQKPPGTTVGRLMAGDLDEGVNKEFEFYVESGTQPFNVTKDGVVLTTRSLDRESQEIFEFAVFVADKGQPPKSSSARVKVTVADENDNSPRFLFPTSTNNSVLVSQNIKPGTIIARLRARDPDKEQNGQITYGIEGTNFSEVLYANIDTGDIIAKKALEEYSGQTFSLVAVARDRGLVFQISRMEFFVKVAGAESLASNSQTNITIVIVLVTVTLALSGFIILTICIIRWLDNNRKDPREIMKVEKTFSSPSDTKEIDHKLSIANRYIEGADDPCSMKKVPNHHRYIDSLDVDRRHKSQVTFAPDIKDEETSLSVPNPVYGEHLPNFPRHQTEDNQSNCSMNSTNSDSGRGLSDDEARDGIGRGMLYHSRKGKFRSSMPSPINILHQERSTNFFPDRTSPLSPINLPARAGSSHGSSFKYQCRQNTNFDVHHTFSFHEKPRLQEQDSDGTSGIHTMEEIPSPHFSGNVV is encoded by the exons ATGTGGAGGTGTTCCGTGTTTATGTCGATTTTCCTCCTTGTTACCTGTCATGGACGAGAAATTATCTACAGCATCGATGAGGAGATTCCTAATGGAACTTACATTGGTAACGTTGCGATGGATTCTAACCTGATGTCAGAGATGACTCCGAGTGATTTCCGAACCCTTCGTTACAGTATTTTATCAGGGGATAGTTACGTATCATTGTTCACCATAAATCAGACTTCAGGTAATCTGTACACTGCTCAGGTAGTCGACCGTGAACAAGTGTGTCGCTTTTCAACAGTTTGTAAAATATCTTTGGAAGCCGCGGCACAATCCAGCATACGCAGTTTTTTCACTAAGATTCTGTTGACGATCTACATACAAGACATCAATGATCATTCTCCTGTTTTCCCAAGAAGTTCCATGCGACTGGACATCCCAGAGTCCACACTCATCGGAAACTCCTTTACAATTGACGGTGCCAAAGATGCAGATACTAGCCCTAACTACACACTAAACTCCTACACGTTAGAACAAACCAATTCACCCTTTTCCCTTAGCTTTGTCAAGAATTTAGACGGTACATCCATTGTGAAGTTAGTCGTTGATAAAGCGCTTGATAGAGAAGTTCAAGACTCCTATAACCTCATTGTCATTGCCTCTGACGGCGGCAATCCCCCAAGGTCAGAAAAGTTACTCGTGAATGTCAGGATTACGGACGTCAATGACAACGCGCCAATGCTCAGCAGCACAATCTACAACGTGTCCGTAAAGGAAGATATTGCTGTCGGAAGTGTAATCCTCACCTTGTCCGCAACCGACCTTGACACTGGAAAAAATGCAGATATCAGGTATCGTCTAAGTTCGCATCAGTCCGAAAACATTAAACAACTGTTCGCAATAAATGAAACTACTGGTGAGTTAAGTGTTGCAAAGACTTTACCTTATAATGATGGGAACCCCTATAGAGTGATCGTAGAAGCTAGCGATTTAGGGGATCAGCCTCTAACGACCCAGACCTCCGTCAAGGTCACTGTCATCGATTCCGGAAATAATCCTCCAGAAATACACGTCACTCTTCTTCCAACGTCTGATGTTGCGCGGATTTCTGAGGATACCTCCGTTGACGCCGCGATAGCTCATGTTGTTGTCATTGACAGCGATTCCGGCATGAATGGTTACGTCACGTGCACGCTAGATAACTCGTACTTCAGAATAGACAGACTTGAAGTCAATGAGTACAAAGTTACTGTTGCGCAACCTCTAGACCGCGAAACATCGCCAAATCATACGATAACAATTGTGTGCTCGGACTCTGGGAACCCTCCATTGACCTCAACACATACATTTAAAGTTATCATTCTGGACTCAAATGACAATGCACCAAAGTTCAGTTCAAATATATATCAAGGAAGTATTCCAGAAAATAATCGCAAAGGAGCTCAAGTTATCCGAGTACAGGCAACTGATGCAGACGAGGGTATAAACGGTGAAGTGCGGTATCAACTCCTGTCTAGTAACGAGACCTTGCAATATCAGCTGGCAATAGACGCTGTCACAGGCAGTGTTACGACAGGGATTTCATTTGACCGGGAAATCATTCCGTCTTTCGTATTCAAAATCATTGCATCTGACAAAGGATCTGAACCTCTGTCTGCAACCGCAACTGtgatggtcaaggtcattgaCGAAAACGATGTTGCCCCAACCTTTCTTGAAAACATGTTTCTATTCAAAGTCTCGGAGCAAAAACCACCAGGAACGACTGTTGGTAGACTCATGGCTGGAGACCTTGATGAAGGAGTGAATAAAGAGTTTGAGTTTTATGTTGAGAGTGGCACTCAGCCGTTTAATGTCACCAAAGATGGTGTCGTCTTAACAACTAGGTCATTAGACCGAGAATCGCAGGAGATATTTGAATTCGCAGTTTTTGTTGCTGACAAAGGTCAACCTCCAAAATCTAGCTCAGCTCGAGTAAAAGTTACAGTTGCTGATGAGAATGACAACAGTCCAAGATTCCTCTTCCCAACGAGTACTAACAATTCGGTCCTAGTATCCCAAAACATCAAACCAGGAACAATAATCGCACGCTTGCGGGCTAGAGACCCAGACAAAGAACAGAACGGTCAGATAACTTATGGCATCGAGGGCACAAACTTTTCTGAAGTTCTCTATGCCAACATTGATACGGGTGATATAATTGCCAAGAAAGCACTCGAAGAATACTCTGGTCAGACTTTTAGTCTTGTGGCTGTTGCTAGGGATCGTGGACTGGTGTTTCAAATAAGTCGAATGGAGTTCTTTGTCAAGGTTGCTGGTGCTGAATCTCTGGCCTCTAACAGCCAAACTAACATTactatagtgattgtattggtGACCGTGACCCTAGCTCTCTCTGGcttcattattttgacaatcTGTATAATTCGATGGCTGGACAATAACCGTAAGGACCCAAGGGAAATAATGAAAGTAGAAAAGACATTCTCTTCTCCGAGTGATACCAAGGAGATAGATCATAAGTTATCAATCGCAAATCGATATATCGAAGGAGCAGACGATCCTTGTTCAATGAAGAAAGTGCCGAATCACCACCGATATATAGATTCACTAGACGTCGACAGACGACACAAGAGCCAAGTGACCTTTGCCCCAGATATTAAGGACGAAGAGACCAGTCTTAGTGTTCCTAATCCAGTCTATGGG GAACATCTCCCAAACTTTCCCAGACATCAGACGGAGGATAACCAGAGTAACTGTTCCATGAACTCAACTAATAGTGACAGTGGGCGGGGCTTGAGTGATGACGAGGCACGTGATGGCATAGGGAGAGGGATGCTGTATCACAGTAGAAAAG GAAAATTTAGAAGCAGTATGCCTTCTCCAATTAATATTCTTCATCAGGAGAGGTCGACAAACTTTTTTCCTGATAGGACATCGCCTTTATCTCCTATAAACCTTCCTGCCCGGGCGGGAAGTTCACATGGAAGTAGTTTTAAATACCAGTGTCGCCAAAATACGAACTTCGACGTTCATCATACATTTAGTTTCCATGAAAAGCCCCGACTTCAAGAACAAGACAGTGATGGAACTTCCGGAATCCatacaatggaggaaattcctTCCCCACATTTTTCTGGCAACGTCGTTTAG
- the LOC125678673 gene encoding uncharacterized protein LOC125678673, producing the protein MRCIRWTKLTDFSYSYVVYNDLDTVNGYRVQLATTPLSSSIQTSCSPTTNPSAEEFHVLVKTVSSLSVYKECPSLLQGLWKYEHQSLNTTSCRADSSLSVCGTTVKFNYQKCNKTQAFSEGGEVNCIHTKMDNVSQHYFTIVYNADENIDTLTTHRFTCFAFVQNESVVQASDSAGSCEPSQTATNRQTDGSGTLLLQKSGVCRK; encoded by the exons ATGCGATGTATCCGATGGACCAAGCTGACCGATTTTTCCTATTCCTACGTTGTTTACAATG ATCTAGATACTGTAAATGGGTATCGAGTGCAACTTGCGACAACACCTCTATCTTCCAGCATCCAAACAAGCTGTAGTCCTACAACGAATCCTTCGGCGGAGGAATTCCATGTCTTAGTGAAAACAG TTTCCTCGCTATCTGTTTATAAAGAATGTCCAAGTCTTCTCCAGGGATTATGGAAATATGAGCATCAGAGTCTCAACACCACTTCCTGTAGAGCAGACTCATCGTTAAGTGTCTGTGGGACCACCGTGAAGTTCAACTACCAAAAGTGCAACAAAACACAAGCATTCTCTG AAGGTGGTGAAGTAAATTGCATTCACACAAAGATGGACAATGTGAGTCAGCATTACTTTACCATTGTTTACAATGCCGACGAGAACATTGATACCTTGACAACGCATCGCTTTACGTGTTTT GCGTTCGTCCAAAATGAGTCTGTAGTTCAGGCGAGCGATAGTGCCGGAAGCTGTGAGCCGAGTCAAACAGCAACAAACCGACAGACAGACGGATCTGGCACTCTGCTACTACAGAAATCAG GAGTCTGTCGTAAGTAA